The Streptomyces sp. NBC_00569 genomic sequence GCCTCGTGCCCGGTGTCCGACAGGGCGGGCTCCGCCGCGTCGGCCGTCGTAACCGGCTCGGGTGCCGGCGCCGTCTGCGACGCCGGTCGCGGACGCCGCAGCAGCACCGCACCGACCAGCGCCGCGAGTACGGCCAGCGAACCGGCCACGATCAGGCACAGCTGCATCCCGTCGAGGAACGACTCGGACAGCGCGCCGAGCGCCCGCCCCCGGTCCGCCCCGAGGTCCAGCTCGGCGACCGCCCCGAGCCCTTGCGCCTGAGCCGCACCGACGATCCGCTCGGCCGCCGCCCCGGTGACCCCGACATCGGCCAGGTGCCCGGACAGCGACCCCGTGGTCCTGGACGTGAGCAGCGCGCCGAGGATCGCAGGACCGAGCGCGCCGCCGACCTGCCGCAGCGCGTTGTTGCCCGCCGCGGCCATGCCCGCCAGATGGTGCGGCACGGAGGACACGGCGGTCGCCGTCATGGGAGTGACGACGAGACCCATGCCGAGCCCGAGCAGGGCAAGGCGCCAGGCCATCGGGCCGAACGCGGTGTCGGCGGTCAGCGACGTCAGCGAGAACAGCGCGCCCGCGGCGCACAGCAGACCGACGCTGATCAGCAGGCGCGGCGAGATCCGGTGCATCATGCGCCCGGCCAACGGGCCGACGAAGAAGCACACCCCGGTCACCATCAGCAGCCGGTACCCGGCATCAAGGGTGCCGAGCTGCTGCACCATGCCGAAGTAAAGGCTGAGGACGAAGAAGAACCCGATGAGCCCCATGAAGGTGATCATCGCGATCAGGCTCGTCGCGCTGAAGCGGGCGCTGCGGAAGAGCTTGAGGTCGAGCATCGGACTGGCGCTGCGCCGCTCGAAGACGAGGAAGGCGATCAGGCCGACCACGGCGAGCGCCAGCGCCACGAGCACGCGGGAGTCGGAGAAGGAGCCGGCACCGCCCTCGATCACTCCGTACACGAGCGCCGTGATGGCGACCGTGGCGGTGATCTGCCCCGGCCAGTCGAGCGCCCGGGCATGCGGAGCACGGGAGTCCTTCACCAGCCAGGCGGCGACCGCCATGGCGAGCAGCGCCACGGGTATGGACGGCAGATAGATCCAGCGCCAGTCCGCGTGGTCGAGGATCACGCCCGAGAGGAGCGGGCCCACGGCCAGCGCCGCCATCAGGGACGACGCCCACAGGCCCACGAACTTGCCGCGCTCGCGCGGGTCGGGCACCGCCTGGCTGATCATCGCCAGCGTCGTCGGCAGCAGGCAAGCGGCGCCGATCCCGGCCAGCGCCTGACCGGCCCACAGCACCTCGATCGACTGCGCGCACAGTGCCGTCGCGGCCCCGGCGGCGGTGAACGCGAGGCCCGCCTGGAACACCTTCTTGCGCCCGTGCACGTCGCCGAACACGCCGGCTGTCAGGATGAGCGCCGCCATCGGCAGGACGAACGCGTCGGACACCCAGGACAGCTCGGATGTGGACGCGTCCAGCGCGCGCTGGATCGCCGGGAGACTCACCGACACGGAGGTCACCGGCAGATAGGCGACGAACACCCCGACACAGGCCATGACGAGGGTGACGGCCCGCCGCTCCCGTGTTCTGTTCGCCGTTGTCGCCTCGTTCACGAAGACCCTCTCCTGCGACGCCGTGCGCCGCGCTCGACTTTCCGACCGGGAGCAGCCTCCGTCCTCGGGCGGCATCGAGGCCAGCCAGCGTCGCCGAACCCCGGAAAACCGATCCTGGGCTGCCCGGATTCACGGATTTCCGACAAGCGCGCAGGTATGCGCGTGCCCCTCTTCCCTCTCTCCAAGGACGCGAACGGCCCCCGGCGGATCGCCGGGTACGCGGTGCGGGTCAGCCCGCAGCCGCGTACGGGACCGCCTACGCGTGCGCGGCCTCGCCCGTGAGCCGGGTAACCGCGTCCTGCATGTGCGGGTCGAGGAGCGTGAGCAGGTGCTCCTCGTCCTCGTCGCGCATCGCCCCGATCAGTTCCGTGTGCTCATCGACCAGCGTGTCCGGGGCGGGGTGGCCGTCGGTGAGGACCGACAGACACATCCGCGTGGACCCGCAGGGCGCCGAGCACGTCGCCGCCCGGCTCCTGGCCGACCTCCGGCAGCGGGCACAGGCGGCAGACGGGCTGGACCCCGTTCACGTACCCCTTCAACCTCACGCGGCAGCCCGCCTCCACGGTGCCCTGCGGCGTGACGGACGCGGGCATGCCGGTGGGCGCGCAGCTGGTCTCCGCGCGGCACGGAGACGAGCCGGTGCCGCGCACGTCGGCGGTCCTGCACGCCGCGCTGCGGAGGCCCGGGTGGTGGACGCAGCGCCGGTCGGCTGAGGGGCGGCGCCGTTTGGAGTACGGGTCGCGGTAGGGGAGTTGACCGGCATACGAGTGACCGACGCCACCGCTCACGAGATCTCCTCGTGACCCCCGATCCTGGTCGAGCCGGGTGATGTGGTGCAGGTGGGGGAGCAGGACACCGCGTGGACGGACTTCGTGATCGTCACGACGGATTCCGGGGCCGGGTGGGTGCCGGAGCGGTACCTGGACGCGAGCCGCCCGACGGCGACGGTCCGGCACGCCTACAACACCCAGGAGCTGTCCGTGGCGGCCGGTGACGAGCTCGTCATGGTCGAGGACGACCCCGAGCCGGGGTAGAGGTGGTGCGAGGACTCCCGGGGGTGTGCGGGGTGGGTGCCCCACAGGGCGCTCCCGAGGGGCGATGAGGCCTGAACGCCGACCGTCAGGACAGTGTCCCTGGCGCCCTCTTGGACTCCAGACGGCTCAACAGGCCGCTGCTGTCGGTGAGTTCGGTGAAGTGGCCGCCCACCCCGCGTTGCCGAGGCCGAGCGCATGGCACAGGTAGGCCAGAGAGGAACCGCCTGCTGTGTGACGGCTGGTGATCCTCGGCATCGCGGCCGCGGTCACCGTGCACTGGTCTGCAACCCCGAGAGGGACGTCGCCATCGGCGCTGGCAACGCGCCCCGCGCGATGGCCACCTGGCGCAACCACCGAGCCCGCAGCGTTGGGAAGAAATCTGCCTTTTTGAAGAAATCTGCCCTATTTTCCAGGAGACGCCATCCAATTCCCGCCTTGATGCGTATCTACTTCGAGGGAAGTTCCAGCGGGAGGCATGCAATGGCGATCTTCAGTGATCTCTTTCCTGCCAAACACCGTGACCACCGGCACGATTCGACCTCGAGGCGCGACGACACTTCGATGAGGAGGAGGCACCGCCGCCATCGTCGTTCCAGCTTCCACGGTCACAAGTCTGGTTACGGCCACTGAAGGCTGAGCGGACCGAGGACTGGAGGACCCGGTCCGCTCCGTCGTCGAGCCACGACGGACCCATGCCATGCTGTGTATCCCGAGGCACGTTCTGCGGCGTCTGCTGTCGGTGGGCGAGGACGCCGATGCCGTGGTGGCGGCCGCGCCGCCGTTGGCCCCGCGCGAGGTGTTCCGGCGCTTTTGGCCCTACACTCGCGGTCGCCGGCGCTGGCTCGTCCCTCTTGTCCTCTTCAGCCTGATCGGACCCCTCGTCGACGCGGCCGAACTGTGGCTCTTCAAGATCGTGGTGGACGAGGTGCTCGTCCCGCGAGATCTGAGACCCTTCCTCTGGATCGCGCCGACCTACCTGGGGCTCATCGTCGGCTCCGGCATTCTGGGGTTCGCCGACGACATGACGTCCACCTGGGTCAGCGAGCGGTTCCTGCTGGCTTTGCGCTGTGACGTGTTCCGGCACGTCCAAGGGCTGTCGCTCGGGTTCTTCGAACGGCGGCGACTGGGAGACGTGCTGTCGCGTGTCACGGGTGACGTGGACGCCGTCGAGACTTTCCTGCTCTCCGGTGTCGCGGATGCGCTCTACCAGGTGATCCGTCTGGGCGTCTTCCTCGGTCTTCTCCTCTACCTCCAATGGGACCTGACACTTCTCGCGCTCGTCATCGTGCCGCTGTTCTGGAGCGCCGCCCGGCATTTCTCCCGGCTGATCAAGGAGGCGTCACGGGAGCGCAGACGCCGCAGCGGTTCGCTCAGCGCGGTCGCCGAGGAGTCGTTGAGCAACGTGGCCCTGGTCCAGGCGTACAACCGGCAGAGCTGGCAGGAGCACCGCTTCGAGCGCGAGAACGTCGGCAAGTTCCGCGCCGCGATGGCGTCGGCGCGGATCCGTGCCGTCTACCGACCGCTCGTCGAGATCATTGAGGTGTCCGGCGCCCTCGCCGTCATGGGTCTCGGCACCTGGAAACTGGCGCAGGGCCAGCTCACGCTGGGAGGGCTTCTGGTCTTCCTGGCGCTGATCGGCAAGCTCTACAGCCCGATCCGCGACCTCTCCCGCCTCGGCAACAGCTTCTACGCCGCGTCTGCCTCCGCGGAACGGATCATCGAGTTGCTGGACCAGCGCCCCCAGGTCGTCGAGGCCGCCTCCGCCCGGCGGACCGGCCGAGCGCGGGGCGACGTCGAGTTCGACGGCGTGTCCTTCCGCTATCCCGGTTCGGCGCGCCGGGCGCTGTCCGGTGTGTCGTTCCGCGTCGCCCCTGGCGAGACCCTGGCTCTGGTCGGGGCCAGCGGGGCCGGCAAGTCCACGGTCGCGAAGCTGCAGCTCCGTTTCTACGACCCGGAGCAGGGCACGGTGCGTCTCGACGGGCGCGATCTGCGGGACCTGTTCCTGTCCGACGTGCGGGAGAGCGTCGCGGTGGTGCTGCAGGAGACGCTGGTCTTCCACGGCACGGTGCGGGAAAACATCGCCTACGGTCGCCCCGAGGCGACGGAGGCGGAGATCGTCGCGGCGGCGCGCGCCGCGGACGCCCACGACTTCATCCAGCTGCTTCCGGCAGGTTACGACACGACGGTCGGCCAGAGCGGTCGGACACTGTCCGGAGGACAACGCCAGCGCCTGGCGATCGCCCGCGCGATGATCAGGGACGCGCCCGTACTGCTCCTGGACGAACCGACCACCGGCCTAGACGTGCAGTCCGGCCGCAGGATCATGGGCCCGCTGCGTCGCCTCATGGCCGGGCGGACGACCATCGTCATCTCGCACAACCTGCTCACCGTCCGTGATGCCACGCGGATCGTGGTGCTCGACCGCGGCCGGGTCGTCGAGTCCGGGTCCCACGACGCTCTGCTCCTGCGCGGCGGGATGTACGCCGAGCTCCACCGGCTGCACGCCGTGACCGGTCCCGCGCAGGCGGGTTCGTCGTCCCAGAGATCGGTGCTGACATGAGGCATGCTCCGGCAGTACCGGCCCCGTCCCTGGCACCGGGCACCTGTCCGGTTCCGGGCTACGAGATCCTGGGGCACCTGGCGCGCACGGGATGGCTGGACCTGTACGACTCCTGGAGCGAGGAACGGGCCTGCCGCTGCGTCATCAAGGTGCTGCGTCCGGACCGTCTCGGCGACGCGGGACTGCGCGAGCGACTGCTGCGGGAGGGGCGGTGGCTGCGTACCTTCGCCCACCCGCACTTGGTCCGCGCGTACGAGATCTTCGAGTCACCCGAGCCGCTCGTCGTCCTGGAGACGCTGACAGGGGAGACGCTGTCCCACCTCATCGATCGGTTGCGGCGCCGGCCGGCTGCCGGCGACGTGGTACTGCTCGGTGTGCAGCTGTGTTCCGCGATCCACTACTTGCACGGTCAGGGCGTGCTGCATCTGGATCTCAAGCCGTCCAACGTCGTGGTCGACTGCGGCCACGCGAAGGTGCTCGACCTCAGCGTGGCGCGGCCGCCCGGCATCGCTCCTCCCGGGGTGGGCACGTTCTGCTACCTCTCACCGGAGCAGGCGCGTGGCGGAGGGCTGTCGGCCGCGGCCGACGTGTGGGGCATCGGCATCACGCTGTACGAGGTGGCCAGTGGTGACGTGCCGTTCGACCGCGGCGAGATCGCTGATGAGCCTTATGACGCGAGGTCCGAGGAGGCGCAGGACGACAACGCCACGGGGGGCCGGGACGACTGGTATCCGCAGCTGGAGGAAAGCGCCCCGCCGATCGGGTCGCGGCGGCGTCTGCCACGAGATCTCGCCGCGGCCATCGACGGCTGCCTGCGGGATGACCCGTCGGCTCGGCCCACGGTCCCGGAGCTGACCGCAGCCCTCGGGGCGATGCTTCCGCGCCAGGGGCTCCGCGTCGCGCACACCTGAGGTCAAGTACGGCGCCCTCTCATAGGGCGCGCCGGCTGTTGCGGAGCTTGCCGGGTCAGGTCGGGGCGTCCGTGTCGAAGTGGGCTGTGGCAAGCACGGTGCCGTCGGGCGACGTCAGCCGTGCGCCGGAGAGCGTTGAGGCGTCGACGGAGGCCGGGCCACCCCAGAATCCATAGCCCTCATGCACGGTGAAGGTGCCGACGCGAACCCTCGTGCCGTCGCTGCGCTCCAGGATGCAGGAGACCTTGCCACTGTACGGAGTGCCTGCTGCGGCGAGATTGACGGACATGTAGATCCAGCCCGGAGACCCGGGGTGGGCGTAGATATCGCCGGTCGGCCTCTTGGGGGCCTGTGCCGAGGTCAGTTCGCCCTCCAACAGGCCCGCCTGGTTCTCGGTGGACCGGGATGAGCCGACCGTGGCCTCCTGGATCACGGTGCCGACCGCCCAGCCGCCGAACCCGACGGCGAGTACGAGCGCGGCCGCCGCGGAGACGGCCCGCAGTCGTACCCGGCCGCCCAGGCCCATGCGGGGGATGCCGGACCCGCGGGCCTGACTGCGACCCTCGCGCGCAGGCGCCGCCTGCGTCAGCGCCTGCGTCACCCGGGTCTCGAACCCGCCCGGCGGCTCGCTGCCCGGCAGCAGGCCGATCAGCCCGTCGCCCACGAGGGTCAGCTGCTCGATGTATTCCCGGCAGTCCGCACAGCGGTCCAGATGGGCGACCGCAGCGGCCCGCTCGCGGCCGGGCAGCACGCCGAGAGCCAGCTCGGCGCCGACCTCCCGCAGCTTCTCGCAGGTCACGTCACTCGACATGGTTGCCTCGCTTCGGGGAATCGAGCGTGGTCCGCAGCTTTCCCATCGCTGTCCTGATACGCGTCTTGGCGGTTCCCAGCGGGATCTTCTCCCAGTCGGCGATCTGCTGGCCCGTCATTCCGTAGATACCCGCCATCACCAGGGCACGGCCCTGTTCGCGCGGCAGCTTCGCCACGGCGGCCCGCAGCCGGGTCGACGCCTCGTCGGCCAGCGCGTGCTGCTCGGGAGTCTCGCTGACGACGCCCAGGAGGGCGTCGAGGTCTTCGGGCGCCACCGGCTCCGGCCGCCGCGAGCGGACGGCGTCGATGGCGAGGTTGTGGGCGATGGCCGTCAGCCAGGTCGTCACCGAACCGCGGCGCGAGTCGTACATCTGCGCATGACGCCATGCACGCTCGAACGTCTGCTGGGCGATGTCCTCGGCGAGCTGCGGATCCCCGATGACGGCGATGGCGACACCGAAGACCGTGTGCTGGAACCTCCTTACGAACGTGACGGTGAGCTCCGGGTCACCGGAGGCCAGTCCGGACAACAGAGCCTCGTCCGGAAGGCGGCCTCCTGAGAACCGGAATCCCTGCATACCCGTATATACGGTCCGCCCGCGCCAGGAGATTGCCCGGCCTTTGCGGATGTTCATGTTCCGATTCTTCTCCGTTCGGGGAGGCATGGCGGACCGGAACCAGATGCTGATGGGAGTGCCGCTCCCCGACCTCACCGCCGACCGAAGACCGAAAACAACTATGCATACGAGGATTCAGTCACCCGCTGGGTGCTGCTGTGTGTCCGCGTGATGCCGCACACATGCCGGCAAGCCCAGGCAGTACACGTGTTAGCGTCCAAGCGTGATCATCCCGGCACTGGACGTAACCACACCTGGGACCGGTTCCGGAACTGTCGACCCACACGATCCGGCGGCCGGATCCACGTCGCCCGACACACACCATCCGCTGGACCTCGTGGACCTCTTCGCCGACGACTTCGTCCGCGACCCGTACCCCTGGCTGGACACACTGCGCGCCCAGGCGCCCGTCCACCATGACCCCAGGACCGGACTGTGGCTGGTCAGCCGACACCGGGACATACGCCAGGTGCTGCTCGACCCGGCCGCCTTCCACCCGGACAACGCCCAGCACGCCGCCACACGGCTGCCCATGGCCGTGCTGCGTGTTCTCGCCAAAGCCGGCTTCCAGCTCCCGCCGGCCCTCGCCAACAACGGCACCGACAGCCACCCCGGCCTGCGCCGCGTGGTCTCAGGATTCTTCAACGCCCGGCGCGTCACGGCCGCCATACCGGTCATCGAGCGCATCGCCCAGGACCTGCTCGACGACGCGCGGGCGCGGATCGACGCCGACGGCGAATACGACCTGTTCACCTCCTTCGCCCAGATCCTGCCCTGCCGCGTGCTGATGCAGCTCCTCGGCATCGACGGCATCGACCGGGCCACACTGATCCGCTGGAGCGACGCCTCACTGGAGCTGTTCTGGGGCAGACCCACCCTTGAGCGGCAACTTGAACTGGCAGAACTGGTCGGCGAGTTCCACCAGTGGCTGACCCGGACCGCGAACAGCGGCACCGCCCCCACCGACTCCTTCATCGCGGCACTGGCCCGCCACCGGCTGCCGGACGGAACGCTGCTGGACCCCGCCACGGCGGTCAGCGCATGCTTCTTCGTCTTTATCGCCGGGCAGTCCACCACGGGACAACTCATCGCCACCGTCCTGCGACGGGCACTGGCGGAACCCGGGCTGTGGCCACGCGTTACGCACGAGGCCACCCTGGCCGAGGCATGGGTGGAAGAGGTAATCCGGCGCGAACCACCAGTGACCACATGGCGCAGAGTCACCGCACGACCGGTGGACCTGGCAGGGGTAACTCTGCCCGCCGGCGCGCAGCTGCTGCTGATGCTCATGGGCAGCGGATCTGATCCAGACGTCTTCACCGAGCCGGAGCGGATGTGTCCTTCCCGCTCCAACATCCGCCACCACCTCGCCTTCGGCGTCGGCCGGCACCGCTGCCCGGGCGCGTCACTGGCCCGCACGGAGGCAGCCGTGGCACTGCGTGTCGCGGCACGCACCCTGCCGCACGTCCGGCCCCTGGCAGAAGGAGCGGAGCCGCCGATGCTCGGCCTGCTGTCCTTCCGGGCGCCCGCGCGGGTGGCGGTGGCCTAGCCATCGCCTGGGATTCAGCTGCCGCCCGAGCATCGCAGCAGGTACTACAGGGTGATCTCTCTAATGACGAGTGGGTTCGACTCGAACCAAGTCATCTCAGGAATGTTGGGCGGGGCGGACGTTGACTGCAAGTGCAGGTCACAGCAGCGGTGTTCGGCCCGGCACGCGGGCCCGCTGTGAACGTGAGGGCCAGAGCGTGTTGTCAAATTCTCGGCCCTGAAGGACCGAGCCTGTCGCCCGATCCGATGGAGCTGAGATTGCAAGTGGAGCGCGGCCGGCTGCCGCGTGGTCCCCTGCATCCGGAACTACGTTGCGGTAGTTCGGGGGCGTTTGACTGCGCCCCGCTGCCACACAGCCTCGCCTCGGTGGGCGATGTTGCGGGAGCCGTTGTGGTCCGCGTGCAGGACGGTCCCGCAGGACCGGCAGGCGAACCGTGCTTGATCCACACGATTGGTGCGGTGGGTGTGCCAGCACACCGAGCACTGACGGGAGGTGTTGCGGGGGTCCACGTGGACCACGGGCACCCCCGCTCGCCGTGCCTTGTACTCGACAAAGGCGCCGAGTTGGGCGAATGCCCAGGCGTGCAGTCGTGCCCGCTGGTCTTTCCTGGCCGTAACCCTCTGCCGGATACCGCCCAGGTCTTCCAGGGCGACACCCCGCGAGGTGCGTTGAGCGGTGTGCACGAGTTTCTTGGCGATGATGTGGTTGCGCTGGGTCGCGTACCGGGCCTCACGGCGCCGGACGTTCTTCAGCCGCCGCTTGGCGGACTTGGTGCGCTTCTTCTGCAACTTGGTGCGCAGGTCCCGCTGCCGCTGCCGGTAGCGGTTCACCTGACGGCCGGACATGATCTGCCCGTCCGACGTGGTGGCGATGTTGACGATCCCGAGATCCACGCCGAGGAAGCCATCCGGCTCGTACACCTCTGGCTCGGGCACGTCGATGGTGGCGATGAGGAAGAACATGCCGTCTCGCATCACCAGGTCGGATTCGCCCTTGCGGGAGCCGAGCAGCTTCATGGCCCCGGGCGAGCAGACGAACGGGACGCCTTTGAGCCGTCCGGCCAGTGTCCAGATGGACACGGTCCGCCGGTCGAGGTTCCACGTCAGGATGCGGTCGTCGTACGGCTGGGCGGCGTCCTCGCGGAACATGATGGGCTTGGACTCGGTCTTGACCCGCCGCTTGGAACCTTCCCTGCCGTAGTTCCCGGCCTTCAGGTTCGCCCTGAGCGTGGCGTAGGCGTCACAGACCTTCTTCACCACGCGGACCGCAGGCTGTGCGCCGAGGTCAAAGTCTGCCTTGAGCCGGTAATACACAGCCTCTTGCAGCACGTTCCGACGGTCTTTGCCCGTACGGAGCGCCACCTGGGACGCAACGTTCGCGGCCCGGTTGCAGGCACGCAGGGTCGCTGCCAGTGCGTCCGCGTCATGAGCGGACGCAGGCAACAGCTTCACCTGCACGACAATCTTCACGCAGAACAACGTAGTACGACTGAGGAGATCAAACGTGACGCCCAGGCACGGTCTTTCGCCCAGAGGGCGAAACCCCGCACGTGGCCCCGCGACGCGGGAGCTTCGATTCCTCCCCGCGCTGAAGCACGGGGCATCCTCGAAGGAGGCGTGGTGAAAGTGCTGGTCCACGGTGTCGGGTTGAGGACTGTGACCAGCATGGGCGCTTCTGTGGCAGCAAGTGGCTGGTCAGTGCATCAGCAGGTCGATCACGCCCGTCAGATCCTTCTAGCGCTGTCCTTGGCCAGGCGGTGGCGCATCAGCTCGAAGTAGTGGCTGAGCAGTTGCGGGCTGACATCCTGCACCTCGGCGCTGCTGAGGAAGGTCGGCGTGCCAGCCACCTGCATGCCGAGGTAGGAGACGACGCGCTTGGTGCAGCGTCCGCTCCGCAGATGGTCGGCTGTCTGGTGAACTGCCGGGGCTATCGCGACGAGTCAGTCGGCCCGCAGCAAGGCGAGCAACGCGGAGGCGGTGCCCTCCTTGCGGATCAGGGCGAAGGCGTGCGCGGCCCCGTTGAACATCTCGCACATGGCGCTGCGCGAAGCCCGCGTCATCGTTCCCGGTGCCGCGGGATCGTGCATGCCGGAAGGCTACGAGGCTCAGTCGTGGCGGCGCGGCGCCTGCCTGGTCGGGCCCGCGTCATCCGACTAGCCGTAGGTGGTGCGCGGCAGATCGGGTACGGCGCCCGCCGCCGCCAGGTCCCGGTCGGCGGCGTGCATCAGCTGTCCGGCCAGGTCGCGCATAGCCCGGCTCGCCGCGAGTTCGTCCCCTATGGCGGGGATTTCCACGTCCTGGGGATTGCAGCGCGCCTTGCCTCGTCCGACCATCTGCGTTTTCCCGTCGCCGAGCACTGCCCGGGCTTTGGTGATGCCGTCCTCCTCGGTCAGGTAGACGCCGACCTTCCACTCTTCGGCGTGGTTCATGACGCGCCTCCTCAGGCTCCGGTCTCTCTGATTTCGGCAGTTTCCAGAATCCCTCCGTACGGGCTCATAC encodes the following:
- a CDS encoding DHA2 family efflux MFS transporter permease subunit produces the protein MACVGVFVAYLPVTSVSVSLPAIQRALDASTSELSWVSDAFVLPMAALILTAGVFGDVHGRKKVFQAGLAFTAAGAATALCAQSIEVLWAGQALAGIGAACLLPTTLAMISQAVPDPRERGKFVGLWASSLMAALAVGPLLSGVILDHADWRWIYLPSIPVALLAMAVAAWLVKDSRAPHARALDWPGQITATVAITALVYGVIEGGAGSFSDSRVLVALALAVVGLIAFLVFERRSASPMLDLKLFRSARFSATSLIAMITFMGLIGFFFVLSLYFGMVQQLGTLDAGYRLLMVTGVCFFVGPLAGRMMHRISPRLLISVGLLCAAGALFSLTSLTADTAFGPMAWRLALLGLGMGLVVTPMTATAVSSVPHHLAGMAAAGNNALRQVGGALGPAILGALLTSRTTGSLSGHLADVGVTGAAAERIVGAAQAQGLGAVAELDLGADRGRALGALSESFLDGMQLCLIVAGSLAVLAALVGAVLLRRPRPASQTAPAPEPVTTADAAEPALSDTGHEAAEPALSGTVRDAAGASLAGAVLTLILPTGQQLARAVAGADGHYRVTVPGPGAHVLITTAGGHHPHATNLVLADRSTEHDILLSGTGGLTGKVVGADDGLPLAEAVVTVTDARGDVLASGTTNASGNYAFGDIAEGEITISVTAEGFRPTAVAAQAAKSATVQPDIALRPGVRLQGQIRTKAELRPLSDARVTLVDAAGNVVGTSTTGSDGGYTFGDLDAGEYSLVASGYPASTRTVSVNGHAVEAFDLELAHPHA
- a CDS encoding RNA polymerase sigma factor, giving the protein MQGFRFSGGRLPDEALLSGLASGDPELTVTFVRRFQHTVFGVAIAVIGDPQLAEDIAQQTFERAWRHAQMYDSRRGSVTTWLTAIAHNLAIDAVRSRRPEPVAPEDLDALLGVVSETPEQHALADEASTRLRAAVAKLPREQGRALVMAGIYGMTGQQIADWEKIPLGTAKTRIRTAMGKLRTTLDSPKRGNHVE
- a CDS encoding anti-sigma factor family protein; this encodes MSSDVTCEKLREVGAELALGVLPGRERAAAVAHLDRCADCREYIEQLTLVGDGLIGLLPGSEPPGGFETRVTQALTQAAPAREGRSQARGSGIPRMGLGGRVRLRAVSAAAALVLAVGFGGWAVGTVIQEATVGSSRSTENQAGLLEGELTSAQAPKRPTGDIYAHPGSPGWIYMSVNLAAAGTPYSGKVSCILERSDGTRVRVGTFTVHEGYGFWGGPASVDASTLSGARLTSPDGTVLATAHFDTDAPT
- a CDS encoding cytochrome P450: MDLFADDFVRDPYPWLDTLRAQAPVHHDPRTGLWLVSRHRDIRQVLLDPAAFHPDNAQHAATRLPMAVLRVLAKAGFQLPPALANNGTDSHPGLRRVVSGFFNARRVTAAIPVIERIAQDLLDDARARIDADGEYDLFTSFAQILPCRVLMQLLGIDGIDRATLIRWSDASLELFWGRPTLERQLELAELVGEFHQWLTRTANSGTAPTDSFIAALARHRLPDGTLLDPATAVSACFFVFIAGQSTTGQLIATVLRRALAEPGLWPRVTHEATLAEAWVEEVIRREPPVTTWRRVTARPVDLAGVTLPAGAQLLLMLMGSGSDPDVFTEPERMCPSRSNIRHHLAFGVGRHRCPGASLARTEAAVALRVAARTLPHVRPLAEGAEPPMLGLLSFRAPARVAVA
- a CDS encoding DUF1876 domain-containing protein, giving the protein MNHAEEWKVGVYLTEEDGITKARAVLGDGKTQMVGRGKARCNPQDVEIPAIGDELAASRAMRDLAGQLMHAADRDLAAAGAVPDLPRTTYG
- a CDS encoding ABC transporter ATP-binding protein, producing the protein MLCIPRHVLRRLLSVGEDADAVVAAAPPLAPREVFRRFWPYTRGRRRWLVPLVLFSLIGPLVDAAELWLFKIVVDEVLVPRDLRPFLWIAPTYLGLIVGSGILGFADDMTSTWVSERFLLALRCDVFRHVQGLSLGFFERRRLGDVLSRVTGDVDAVETFLLSGVADALYQVIRLGVFLGLLLYLQWDLTLLALVIVPLFWSAARHFSRLIKEASRERRRRSGSLSAVAEESLSNVALVQAYNRQSWQEHRFERENVGKFRAAMASARIRAVYRPLVEIIEVSGALAVMGLGTWKLAQGQLTLGGLLVFLALIGKLYSPIRDLSRLGNSFYAASASAERIIELLDQRPQVVEAASARRTGRARGDVEFDGVSFRYPGSARRALSGVSFRVAPGETLALVGASGAGKSTVAKLQLRFYDPEQGTVRLDGRDLRDLFLSDVRESVAVVLQETLVFHGTVRENIAYGRPEATEAEIVAAARAADAHDFIQLLPAGYDTTVGQSGRTLSGGQRQRLAIARAMIRDAPVLLLDEPTTGLDVQSGRRIMGPLRRLMAGRTTIVISHNLLTVRDATRIVVLDRGRVVESGSHDALLLRGGMYAELHRLHAVTGPAQAGSSSQRSVLT
- a CDS encoding RNA-guided endonuclease InsQ/TnpB family protein, translating into MKIVVQVKLLPASAHDADALAATLRACNRAANVASQVALRTGKDRRNVLQEAVYYRLKADFDLGAQPAVRVVKKVCDAYATLRANLKAGNYGREGSKRRVKTESKPIMFREDAAQPYDDRILTWNLDRRTVSIWTLAGRLKGVPFVCSPGAMKLLGSRKGESDLVMRDGMFFLIATIDVPEPEVYEPDGFLGVDLGIVNIATTSDGQIMSGRQVNRYRQRQRDLRTKLQKKRTKSAKRRLKNVRRREARYATQRNHIIAKKLVHTAQRTSRGVALEDLGGIRQRVTARKDQRARLHAWAFAQLGAFVEYKARRAGVPVVHVDPRNTSRQCSVCWHTHRTNRVDQARFACRSCGTVLHADHNGSRNIAHRGEAVWQRGAVKRPRTTAT
- a CDS encoding serine/threonine-protein kinase, which gives rise to MRHAPAVPAPSLAPGTCPVPGYEILGHLARTGWLDLYDSWSEERACRCVIKVLRPDRLGDAGLRERLLREGRWLRTFAHPHLVRAYEIFESPEPLVVLETLTGETLSHLIDRLRRRPAAGDVVLLGVQLCSAIHYLHGQGVLHLDLKPSNVVVDCGHAKVLDLSVARPPGIAPPGVGTFCYLSPEQARGGGLSAAADVWGIGITLYEVASGDVPFDRGEIADEPYDARSEEAQDDNATGGRDDWYPQLEESAPPIGSRRRLPRDLAAAIDGCLRDDPSARPTVPELTAALGAMLPRQGLRVAHT